The following coding sequences lie in one Myxococcales bacterium genomic window:
- a CDS encoding aldehyde dehydrogenase family protein, with the protein MPLATQYPLFVGNQAQTTGAWLPVFDKYSGKEVSRVALADKVLVDKSIELAEGARTDMAEMPAFARKNVLLHCVRRVQARAAELADALCIEAGKPIRDARTEVQRLIDTFTVAAEEAVRSYGEVLPLDTTERTVGYWGAWKRVPIGVCSFITPFNFPLNLVAHKIAPAIAAGCPFVLKPSSLTPVGALIVAEILAECELPRGAFSILPCHSSDAEALITDARIKLLSFTGSDVVGWDLKNKAGKKRVILELGGNAAVIIDKDTDLDDAVSRLVTGAFYQSGQSCISVQRMYVHAEIYDRFRDLMVARTRALPVGDPADESTVIGPIISEKEATRVENWVKQSIDGGARLLCGGGRQGRMMQPTLLEQVSAQDVLYRKEVFGPVAFFALFDSFDDALNMVNDSDYGLQAGVFTRDFTHVQKAWHTLEVGGVIINDVPSWRVDHMPYGGVKDSGLGREGVRFSMDEMTEIRLLAVRTLPEPA; encoded by the coding sequence ATGCCACTGGCGACTCAATATCCGCTCTTTGTAGGTAACCAAGCACAGACGACCGGTGCATGGCTCCCCGTTTTCGACAAATACTCAGGGAAGGAAGTGAGCCGTGTAGCGCTGGCGGATAAGGTGCTTGTGGACAAGTCCATTGAGCTGGCAGAAGGGGCTCGGACGGACATGGCGGAAATGCCCGCATTTGCGCGAAAGAATGTGCTCTTGCATTGTGTGCGTCGAGTTCAGGCGCGCGCCGCTGAACTCGCGGACGCACTCTGTATTGAAGCGGGCAAGCCCATACGCGATGCCCGTACAGAAGTCCAACGGTTGATTGACACCTTCACAGTGGCGGCTGAAGAGGCTGTGCGTAGTTATGGAGAAGTGTTGCCGTTAGATACCACGGAAAGAACCGTCGGATACTGGGGGGCGTGGAAACGGGTGCCTATCGGCGTGTGCAGTTTCATCACGCCCTTCAATTTCCCTCTAAATTTGGTGGCTCACAAAATTGCGCCAGCGATCGCGGCCGGCTGCCCCTTTGTGTTGAAACCATCCTCTTTGACTCCGGTCGGGGCGTTGATAGTCGCGGAAATCTTAGCAGAGTGCGAGCTGCCCAGAGGTGCCTTCTCGATTTTGCCATGTCATTCTTCCGATGCGGAGGCGCTCATTACGGATGCGCGCATCAAGCTGTTGAGTTTTACCGGTTCGGACGTGGTCGGATGGGACCTGAAGAACAAAGCGGGAAAGAAGCGAGTCATTTTGGAGTTGGGCGGGAACGCTGCCGTGATCATCGACAAGGACACCGATCTTGACGATGCCGTTTCCAGGCTGGTTACAGGCGCGTTTTATCAATCAGGGCAAAGCTGCATCAGTGTACAACGCATGTATGTGCATGCCGAGATCTACGATCGCTTCAGAGATTTAATGGTAGCTCGGACACGCGCGCTCCCCGTGGGGGATCCCGCAGATGAGTCGACGGTGATCGGTCCCATCATTTCGGAGAAGGAAGCCACTCGTGTCGAGAATTGGGTGAAGCAGTCGATTGACGGTGGCGCACGCTTGTTGTGTGGCGGCGGACGGCAGGGCAGGATGATGCAGCCGACATTATTGGAGCAAGTTTCTGCTCAGGATGTGTTGTATCGTAAAGAAGTATTTGGCCCGGTGGCGTTTTTTGCGCTGTTCGACAGTTTCGATGACGCTTTGAATATGGTTAACGATAGTGACTATGGATTGCAGGCGGGGGTATTTACTCGGGATTTCACCCACGTGCAAAAGGCGTGGCACACCTTGGAAGTTGGTGGAGTTATCATTAACGATGTGCCCTCTTGGCGTGTCGATCACATGCCATACGGCGGTGTAAAAGACAGTGGTCTCGGACGTGAGGGTGTGCGGTTTTCCATGGACGAGATGACAGAGATACGGCTTCTCGCCGTGCGCACGCTGCCAGAGCCCGCATGA
- a CDS encoding citrate synthase — protein MSKETLTVTDNRTGRAYEIPISHGTVRAMDLRQIKASEEDFGLMTYDPAYLNTAACVSHITFIDGAKGILRYRGYPIDQLAERATYLEVAHLLINGELPKRAQLDAFVDNIKQHTMVHENIRKFIDGFRYDAHPMGVLVSTVGALSTFYPDAKNVKDPEARRLQIHRLIAKITTLAAYAYRHRRGLPYVYPDNNLSYTGNFLSMLFRMTEPTYRPNPVIERALDVLFILHADHEQNCSTSAMRGVGSSKVDPFSATAAACAALYGPLHGGANEAVVRMLTSIGSVDKVADHVKRVKAGEVKLMGFGHRVYKNYDPRAKVIKQLADEVFDAVGKNPLIDIAIELERIALQDDYFVSRKLYPNVDFYSGLIYQAMNLPMDMFPVMFAIPRTAGWLAQWQEMIDDEEQRIARPRQIYLGKDEREFVPIPKRQ, from the coding sequence ATGAGCAAAGAAACGCTTACAGTTACTGACAATCGCACAGGCCGCGCCTACGAGATCCCAATCAGCCATGGCACGGTGAGAGCCATGGATTTGCGTCAGATTAAGGCCTCTGAAGAAGATTTTGGTTTAATGACGTATGATCCGGCTTACTTGAATACCGCAGCTTGCGTCAGCCATATTACATTTATCGATGGCGCTAAGGGAATTTTGCGTTATCGCGGTTATCCTATCGATCAGCTGGCCGAAAGAGCGACATATCTCGAAGTCGCTCATCTGTTGATCAATGGCGAGCTGCCCAAGCGTGCGCAACTGGATGCATTTGTTGATAACATCAAACAGCACACTATGGTGCACGAGAATATACGAAAGTTCATTGATGGGTTTCGCTACGATGCGCATCCCATGGGGGTATTGGTGAGCACGGTTGGCGCATTGTCTACCTTCTATCCCGATGCCAAGAACGTGAAAGATCCGGAAGCCAGGCGTCTTCAGATCCATCGGTTGATTGCAAAGATTACGACCCTGGCAGCGTATGCTTATCGGCATCGTCGCGGGCTCCCTTATGTGTATCCTGACAATAATCTCAGTTATACCGGGAACTTTCTAAGCATGCTTTTTCGAATGACTGAGCCTACTTATCGCCCCAACCCCGTGATCGAGCGTGCGTTGGACGTGCTTTTTATCTTGCATGCGGATCATGAACAAAATTGCTCTACCAGCGCGATGCGAGGTGTCGGATCTTCGAAAGTGGATCCCTTTTCAGCGACGGCTGCAGCGTGTGCCGCCTTATATGGGCCGCTTCATGGCGGCGCGAACGAAGCCGTGGTGCGAATGTTGACGAGCATCGGCTCAGTCGACAAGGTTGCTGATCACGTTAAACGGGTGAAAGCTGGGGAAGTCAAGCTCATGGGGTTTGGACATCGAGTGTACAAGAACTATGATCCACGTGCGAAGGTGATCAAGCAACTTGCCGACGAAGTTTTTGACGCGGTAGGCAAAAATCCCCTCATTGATATCGCCATTGAGCTAGAGAGAATTGCATTGCAAGATGATTACTTCGTATCGAGAAAGCTGTATCCCAACGTCGATTTTTACTCGGGTCTTATTTATCAGGCCATGAATTTGCCAATGGACATGTTTCCAGTGATGTTCGCGATTCCCCGTACAGCAGGCTGGCTTGCACAGTGGCAGGAAATGATAGATGACGAGGAACAACGCATCGCCCGCCCGCGGCAGATATACTTGGGCAAGGACGAGCGAGAGTTTGTTCCCATTCCCAAACGTCAATGA
- a CDS encoding glutamate racemase, protein MSIVRKEQPIGVFDSGFGGLTILKAIREQLPFEDFVYLGDTARVPYGTRSRETVIRYAQSCARFLAQQHVKCLVVACNTVSAVALDVLAASLDVTVLGVINPGARAAVEVCPAGRIGVVATAGTVASHAYVRAVGACDTRAEVVSQPAPLWVPLVEEGWIDGPVPLLAVDRYLAPLLARKIDVLLLGCTHYPVLKPVIEQYLAEQHYMIPVVDGGRPVATELGGMLALHDLLQNQTRKGNIQVLVTDMPSQFDMLMQRFMGHALSKNQVRQVDLV, encoded by the coding sequence GTGTCTATCGTCCGAAAAGAGCAGCCCATCGGGGTTTTTGATTCTGGATTTGGCGGCTTGACCATCCTTAAAGCTATCCGAGAGCAACTTCCTTTCGAGGATTTCGTTTATCTAGGGGACACTGCAAGGGTCCCTTATGGGACGCGTTCTCGAGAAACCGTGATTCGCTACGCGCAAAGCTGCGCACGCTTTTTGGCCCAGCAACACGTCAAGTGTCTGGTGGTTGCATGCAATACCGTGAGTGCCGTCGCATTGGATGTGCTGGCAGCCTCCCTCGATGTCACCGTTTTAGGCGTCATTAACCCCGGTGCGCGGGCCGCCGTTGAGGTTTGCCCAGCCGGTCGCATCGGCGTGGTTGCCACTGCCGGCACTGTTGCATCTCACGCGTATGTCAGAGCTGTAGGGGCGTGCGATACCCGTGCAGAGGTGGTGAGCCAACCCGCACCATTATGGGTACCTCTTGTGGAAGAAGGTTGGATTGATGGACCAGTGCCTCTCCTCGCGGTTGACCGATATCTAGCGCCGCTTCTGGCGCGAAAAATTGATGTGCTTTTGCTCGGATGCACTCATTATCCTGTTCTCAAGCCAGTCATCGAGCAGTATCTCGCCGAGCAGCACTACATGATTCCCGTTGTTGACGGAGGACGTCCAGTTGCGACCGAACTTGGCGGGATGCTTGCCTTACATGATTTGTTGCAAAATCAAACCCGGAAGGGGAATATTCAAGTTTTGGTGACGGATATGCCGAGCCAGTTCGATATGTTGATGCAACGATTCATGGGACATGCCCTGTCGAAAAATCAAGTCCGCCAGGTCGACCTGGTGTAA
- a CDS encoding PAS domain S-box protein: MTSAPPPTDLASYTQAILELTHKLSSSDALRETLSELVRRIAITVGVNRVSIVVAPQSRTEGFVVASSMDTAITNLPLDLNKYPEILHVLKHNEVIAIGDPLSHPLFIKNREALKGSGVDAIWALPIAWKEHPFGALVLRSVGQKRVLDEHALVFCRIVANAIAVTLRSARVMQSLVDRTRRLTYARIETEMRLKSLTVYANLFASASDGMIAADIDGNLLFANPRAHEILGLATDDLLSRDLRSMVHYADLEKAERIWNGFAAGNFPQSNDIRLYLPSGATIVVSASFSPLQDSDGAVLISFRDVTKERETAQELVKTKEFLESLIDASMDAIIATDMAGTIMLFNKGAEHMTKHVAPNVIAKMSVGSLFPEGTFEQIRSRLQSREFGGVGRLDRMQLEIVDFAGAVIPISLSGGIIYEEGEPAAMFGIYRDLRERVRIEERLAEAQAQLKITEKQALLAELAGTAAHELNQPLTSIMGYAQWLQQHSELTEKQRHAADTIMSQVERVADIVKKIGKITKYETKSYVGSQRILDLEKSVVGSKSDSG, translated from the coding sequence ATGACTTCCGCGCCACCACCTACAGACCTCGCATCGTATACCCAAGCGATACTGGAGCTTACCCATAAGTTGTCTTCTTCGGATGCGCTTCGCGAAACACTGAGCGAACTGGTCCGGCGCATCGCTATCACTGTCGGTGTGAATCGTGTTTCCATTGTCGTTGCGCCTCAGTCGCGCACCGAAGGTTTTGTGGTCGCCTCGAGTATGGACACGGCAATCACCAATTTACCATTGGACCTCAATAAGTATCCAGAGATTTTGCACGTTCTGAAGCACAATGAAGTTATTGCGATCGGTGACCCATTGAGCCACCCTCTATTCATCAAGAATCGAGAGGCCCTGAAAGGCAGCGGCGTCGACGCCATCTGGGCACTTCCGATCGCATGGAAAGAGCACCCCTTTGGTGCGCTGGTTTTGCGATCTGTGGGCCAAAAGCGTGTTTTGGACGAGCATGCGTTGGTGTTTTGTCGCATCGTAGCAAACGCGATCGCAGTCACGCTCCGAAGCGCCCGAGTGATGCAATCGCTGGTAGACCGTACCCGCCGGCTCACCTACGCGCGCATAGAAACCGAAATGCGCCTCAAATCGCTTACTGTTTACGCCAATCTTTTCGCTTCAGCATCCGACGGAATGATTGCGGCAGACATCGATGGCAATCTCTTATTTGCGAACCCCCGAGCACATGAGATCCTGGGACTCGCAACCGACGATTTGTTAAGTCGCGATTTGCGTAGCATGGTGCACTATGCGGATTTGGAAAAAGCCGAGCGGATTTGGAATGGGTTCGCCGCAGGTAACTTCCCTCAAAGCAACGATATCAGGCTGTACCTGCCCAGCGGTGCAACGATTGTGGTGAGCGCCTCCTTTTCGCCGCTGCAGGATAGCGACGGTGCTGTGCTTATTTCTTTTAGAGATGTCACCAAGGAGCGCGAAACCGCTCAAGAGCTTGTAAAAACCAAGGAGTTTCTCGAATCGCTTATTGACGCATCAATGGACGCTATTATCGCGACCGACATGGCCGGCACCATTATGTTGTTTAACAAAGGCGCGGAACACATGACAAAACACGTGGCTCCCAACGTGATCGCAAAGATGTCCGTTGGCTCGCTGTTTCCTGAGGGGACCTTCGAACAGATTCGATCGCGACTTCAGTCTCGTGAGTTCGGCGGCGTCGGGCGCCTCGATCGCATGCAGCTCGAGATAGTAGATTTCGCAGGCGCCGTTATCCCAATATCTCTTTCGGGCGGAATCATTTACGAAGAAGGCGAACCCGCGGCCATGTTTGGAATCTATCGCGATCTGAGAGAGCGTGTACGCATTGAAGAGCGATTGGCCGAGGCGCAAGCGCAGCTGAAGATTACCGAAAAGCAAGCGTTGCTTGCAGAGTTGGCCGGAACTGCCGCACATGAGCTCAATCAGCCTCTTACCAGCATTATGGGTTATGCGCAGTGGCTACAACAGCACAGTGAGCTGACAGAGAAACAGCGACACGCGGCTGACACCATCATGTCGCAGGTGGAGCGCGTAGCCGATATCGTGAAAAAGATTGGCAAGATTACGAAGTACGAAACCAAGTCGTATGTAGGCTCGCAGCGCATCTTGGACTTAGAAAAATCTGTAGTGGGGTCGAAATCAGATTCAGGTTAG